The genomic DNA TAAAGCCTGTGGAGATTTTAGGTAAAGCCTCTTCAGTTTTTGATAAAGAATTGATAGACCGCTTGGTGAACGGCGTAGGCTTAGGCGCCATAGGTTCTGGTCGATTGTTTAAGAAAATACAGAATGGAAATGTAGAAGCTTATGTTTTCGTGATGTCTTTAGCCATAGGGATTATTTTAATTATTAACTTTTTAGTTCTATAATATAATGTTGTTATCATTGTTATTATTACCTCTTGTAGGTTCAGGATTGGTTTTCGCATGGAAGGGCACGCAGAGCAAATACTTGGCACTATTGGTCGCCTTGGCTCAGCTGGTAATTTCCGCTATGATGCTATGCCAGTTTAATTTCTCAGATACGCTTGGCGGAGAGTTGCAGTACCAATTTCGTTATGAATGGAGTGCATTCTTGCGGAGTAGCCTTTATTTCGGGATTGATGGTATGGGAATGTTGTTGGTATTGCTCACCAATATTTTAGTGCCTGTGGTGATCCTTTCATCATTTAATGAAAAAACACCGTACAGAAATACATTCTATGCCCTCATTCTGTTGATGCAGTTTGGGTTAATCGGTGTGTTTACAGCATTAGATGGACTATTGTTCTACATCTTCTGGGAGGCTACCCTTATCCCAATTTGGCTCATTTGCGGACTTTGGGGGCAAGAAGACCAACGCATAAAAGTCACCACTAAGTTCTTTGTTTATACCTTCTCAGGCTCATTGTTGATGTTGGTCGGCTTGGTGTATCTTTATAATTATGCGGATTCTTTTACGGTTCAAGATTTATATTACGCAACGCTTAGTGCAGAGCAACAAACTTTCATTTTTTGGTTGATTTTTATGGCATTTGCGGTTAAATTACCTGTATTTCCGTTTCACACTTGGCAACCAGACACTTATACCTATGCACCTACGCAGGGCTCTATGTTGCTGTCTGGGATTATGCTAAAAATGGCGATATTCGGGATTTTAAGATATTTATTACCAATCGTTCCAGAAGCTTTATTGGGCGTATCTGGGAAAATCGTGTTGGCATTAGCCATTTGTGGTATTATCTACGGTGCCCTAATTGCGATTGTCAATAACGATGTGAAGCGCATTATCGCTTATTCCTCACTATCGCATGTGGGGCTGATGGTGGCAGGGATTTTTGCTTCGGCGCTCCTTACCCTCAATGGTACTTTTACCTATGAAGGTGCTGAGGGGGCTTTGGTGCAAACCTTCGCTCACGGGATCAATGTGGTGGGCTTATTCTACTGCGCCGATATTCTAATGAAACGATTTAGCACCCGAGATATACGCCAAATGGGCGGGCTGGCAAGGGTAGCGCCTAAATTTGCCGTATTGTTTATGATCATACTTTTAGGTTCTATGGCGGTGCCGCTGACCAATGGTTTCATCGGTGAGTTTATCCTCCTTAAATCGGTGTTTGATTATAATGTTTTAGCCGCGATTATTTCTGGGCTTACCATCATTTTAGCCGCTGTTTATCTGTTAAGATTATACGGAAAAACGATGTTTGGAGAAGGTGATGCAGAAGTTTTAGCACAAGCCAAAGATCTCTCGGCGGTAGAGTTTTCGGTATTGGCAATTCTTGCGGTATTTGTGATTGCCTTGGGGATCTTCCCAGCAGGCATTATAGAAATGGTACAGGCGTCATTGAAGTTCGTTTATGCAGCAATGGTCTATTAGTAATAAGATAATTTAAGAAAAAATGAGTGTTTTAACGATTATATTTATCACGGCGGTTGCCGCTTTATTTACAGGCGTTTTTAATCAAGGCAAATATGCACGGTATGTGGGCATTATCGGTTTAGCATTGGCTTTATATGTGAGCTATTTGCCCGAGTGTTCTTTCTTTGAGAAATACCAAGCGATGTATCAATTTGATGCCACTGCTGCACTTTTCAGTAAAATCAGCATTGGGATTACCATTTTAATATTTTTTATAGGAGGCTTTGCGTTCAGCAACCATAGAAGCCATCAATCCGAACTCTATGCACTGATGCTATTCTCGCTCTGTGGAGGTGTTATTTTATTTGGATTTCAAAATTTGGTCATGCTCTTTTTGGGGGTAGAAATTTTGTCCATTCCGCTTTATGTGCTAGCGGGCAGTGCCAAAACGAATCTCCGCTCCATAGAAGCCTCTATGAAATATTTCCTTATGGGGGCTTTTGCTACAGGCTTTCTTCTTTTAGGAATTGCCTTAATCTACGGCAGCACAGGAAGTTTTGATATGGATATTATCCATCTGTATAGCGTGAATTACGGCGGAAACAAAATGTTTGTTTTAGGTATTTTGATGATGCTCGTGGCGATGACTTTTAAAGTATCTTTGGCACCGTTCCATATGTGGAGCCCAGATGTGTACCAAGGGGCGCCTTCGTTGGTCACGGCGTTTATGGCTTCGGTAGTTAAAATATCCGCATTCTACGCGTTGTATAAAGTATTCACTTTAGGATTTTTAGGCAGCTTCCCTATCTGGGCAGATGTTATGGCAGCGCTGATCATCATCACACTGATTTTAGCCAACTTATTAGGGTTGGTGCAGTCCAACGCCAAGCGGATGTTGGCGTATTCATCGGTGTCTCACGCTAGCTATTTGGCTTTAATATTCTTTGGTTTTAATAGTGCTTCTGCCAATATTTTGGCGTTCTACTT from Riemerella columbina includes the following:
- a CDS encoding complex I subunit 4 family protein — encoded protein: MLLSLLLLPLVGSGLVFAWKGTQSKYLALLVALAQLVISAMMLCQFNFSDTLGGELQYQFRYEWSAFLRSSLYFGIDGMGMLLVLLTNILVPVVILSSFNEKTPYRNTFYALILLMQFGLIGVFTALDGLLFYIFWEATLIPIWLICGLWGQEDQRIKVTTKFFVYTFSGSLLMLVGLVYLYNYADSFTVQDLYYATLSAEQQTFIFWLIFMAFAVKLPVFPFHTWQPDTYTYAPTQGSMLLSGIMLKMAIFGILRYLLPIVPEALLGVSGKIVLALAICGIIYGALIAIVNNDVKRIIAYSSLSHVGLMVAGIFASALLTLNGTFTYEGAEGALVQTFAHGINVVGLFYCADILMKRFSTRDIRQMGGLARVAPKFAVLFMIILLGSMAVPLTNGFIGEFILLKSVFDYNVLAAIISGLTIILAAVYLLRLYGKTMFGEGDAEVLAQAKDLSAVEFSVLAILAVFVIALGIFPAGIIEMVQASLKFVYAAMVY
- a CDS encoding NADH-quinone oxidoreductase subunit N; the encoded protein is MSVLTIIFITAVAALFTGVFNQGKYARYVGIIGLALALYVSYLPECSFFEKYQAMYQFDATAALFSKISIGITILIFFIGGFAFSNHRSHQSELYALMLFSLCGGVILFGFQNLVMLFLGVEILSIPLYVLAGSAKTNLRSIEASMKYFLMGAFATGFLLLGIALIYGSTGSFDMDIIHLYSVNYGGNKMFVLGILMMLVAMTFKVSLAPFHMWSPDVYQGAPSLVTAFMASVVKISAFYALYKVFTLGFLGSFPIWADVMAALIIITLILANLLGLVQSNAKRMLAYSSVSHASYLALIFFGFNSASANILAFYLLAYSLATVGVFMCLIWVEKLKRETSYEAFNGLAKTEPLLAVVAAISLLSMAGIPLTAGFIAKFNLFSQAISGGVTLLVIIAVIGSALSIAYYLRLIIVMFFYKESTFKTSEKVSLTYNIVSVVIIALIIALGVAPDTFVMLFNI